A window of Melopsittacus undulatus isolate bMelUnd1 chromosome 2, bMelUnd1.mat.Z, whole genome shotgun sequence contains these coding sequences:
- the UXS1 gene encoding UDP-glucuronic acid decarboxylase 1 isoform X4, with protein sequence MYNPIKTLKTNTIGTLNMLGLAKRVGARLLLASTSEVYGDPEVHPQNEDYWGHVNPIGPRACYDEGKRVAETMCYAYMKQEGVEVRVARIFNTFGPRMHMNDGRVVSNFILQALQGEPLTVYGPGTQTRAFQYVSDLVNGLVALMNSNVSSPVNLGNPEEHTILEFAQLIKKLVGSGSEIQFLSEAQDDPQKRKPDIRKAKLLLGWEPVVPLEEGLNKAIHYFRKELEYQANNQYIPKPKPARMKKGRTRHN encoded by the exons ATGTATAATCCTATAAAAACATTGAAGACCAACACTATTGGAACATTAAATATGTTGG GGTTAGCTAAACGTGTTGGAGCACGACTGCTGCTGGCCTCTACATCAGAGGTATATGGAG ATCCTGAAGTTCACCCTCAAAATGAGGATTACTGGGGCCATGTGAATCCAATAGGTCCCAGAGCCTGCTATGATGAAGGAAAGAGGGTTGCAGAGACCATGTGCTATGCATACATGAAGCAG GAAGGAGTTGAAGTGAGGGTTGCCAGAATATTCAATACCTTTGGTCCTCGAATGCATATGAATGATGGTAGAGTTGTCAGTAATTTTATCCTACAAGCTCTCCAGGGAGAACCACTAACA GTCTATGGGCCTGGAACTCAGACGAGAGCTTTCCAGTATGTCAG CGATCTTGTGAACGGGTTGGTGGCGTTGATGAACAGCAATGTCAGCAGTCCTGTCAACTTG GGAAACCCAGAAGAGCACACTATCTTAGAATTTGCCCAGTTAATTAAAAAGCTTGTTG GCAGTGGGAGTGAAATCCAATTTCTCTCAGAAGCACAGGATGACCCTCAGAAACGAAAACCTGACATCAGAAAAGCCAAGTTGTTGCTTGGCTGGGAACCTGTG GTCCCACTGGAAGAAGGTTTGAATAAAGCAATTCACTACTTCCGTAAAGAACTTGAGTATCAGGCAAACAATCAGTATATTCCCAAACCAAAACCCGCAAggatgaaaaaaggaagaacaagacATAACTGA